A genome region from Cyprinus carpio isolate SPL01 chromosome B23, ASM1834038v1, whole genome shotgun sequence includes the following:
- the LOC109048788 gene encoding olfactomedin-like protein 3B, which produces MKATIFFILLTVLARSRCQYHYQGLMNYLENRMVALEERISLWHEQNNRYSSDLKEFRQQAADLLEKLGKEHNKLRSDMEGAGARVDRVEREMDYIETKNPPKPCVKAADKMVEQDVVVRERKKEEFFELSVCVNIVSSLKAMKILKRLGSPKGVWTKDARSAKVYVFNGTSDNTLYEFNSVRELSASSGVSKGRQITVPTAWNGTGHAVYDGFLYYVSESSELQVIKYDIKNGSVADSAVFPMDDRSPVYQLNPETLVDMVADEDGLWALYPAGDTINLAKMDIDSLDIEQMWDTACPRNNAEAAFIVCATVYVVYNTKPPSRSRVQCVFDVNDMVSSEEAPLIYFPRRYGAHSSLKYNPEERQLYAWDDGYQILYKLALRKKLWAIMPPPEE; this is translated from the exons ATGAAAGCCACCATATTCTTCATTCTCTTGACTGTTTTGGCTCGTTCAAGATGCCAGTACCACTATCAGGGCCTGATGAATTACTTGGAAAACAGGATGGTCGCTCTGGAG GAACGCATTTCCTTGTGGCATGAACAAAATAACCGTTACAGCTCTGACCTGAAGGAATTCAGGCAGCAGGCCGCAGACCTGTTGGAGAAGTTGGGCAAGGAGCACAACAAACTGCGTTCAGACATGGAGGGTGCAGGAGCACGGGTAGACCGAGTGGAGCGTGAGATGGACTACATTGAAACCAAAAATCCCCCTAAGCCTTGTGTGAAAGCAGCAGACAAAATGGTGGAACAGGACGTGGTTGTCAGAGAGAGGAAGAAGGAAGAGTTCTTTGAGTTGTCTG TGTGCGTGAACATCGTATCCAGTCTAAAAGCAATGAAGATCCTTAAGAGACTGGGAAGCCCAAAAGGTGTCTGGACCAAAGATGCCAGATCAGCAAAAGTCTATGTTTTTAACGGGACGTCCGACAACACGCTGTACGAGTTCAACTCCGTGCGAGAGCTCTCGGCATCTTCAGGCGTATCTAAAGGCAGGCAGATCACTGTGCCCACCGCTTGGAACGGGACCGGTCATGCAGTCTATGATGGATTTCTCTATTACGTCAGTGAAAGTTCAGAGCTCCAAGTTATCAAATATGACATCAAGAATGGTTCTGTTGCAGACAGCGCAGTTTTTCCCATGGATGACCGCAGCCCGGTGTACCAGCTCAATCCAGAGACGCTGGTGGACATGGTGGCGGATGAGGATGGGCTATGGGCGCTTTATCCGGCTGGAGACACTATTAATCTTGCTAAGATGGATATAGATTCTCTGGATATAGAGCAGATGTGGGACACGGCGTGTCCAAGGAATAATGCTGAAGCTGCTTTTATTGTCTGCGCCACGGTCTATGTGGTTTACAACACCAAGCCACCGAGCCGCTCAcgtgtgcagtgtgtgtttgatgtgaatGACATGGTAAGCAGCGAAGAGGCCCCTTTGATTTATTTCCCCAGGCGCTATGGTGCCCATTCCAGCCTCAAATACAATCCTGAGGAGCGGCAGCTCTATGCTTGGGATGATGGGTACCAGATTCTGTATAAACTAGCACTGAGGAAGAAGTTATGGGCGATTATGCCACCACCTGAGGAATAG
- the LOC109048606 gene encoding synaptotagmin-6-like isoform X2, translated as MTAAGKGHDMICQKAVSLIVDLCTQDSPQLDHNTCEEFLFLISNQEYNHKDSDIAVGLPIGVIIACALALLLLTAFVSWKLCWVPWRNKALSSSSAALAPDDCPSFHLPSLLPSPQPSEVTMATEKEKYPMASIGFLEAAVKISHTSPDIPAEVQLSMREHFLRRTQRMQRQTTEPASSTRHSSFKRHLPRQMQVGSLDLGDDYDVDEQPTSIGRIKPELYKQMTTENDESGSSKGSKNCGKINFSLRYDYENEMLLVKILKAFDLPAKDLCGSSDPYVKIYLLPDRKQKFQTRVHRKTLNPTFDESFQFPVPYDELPVRKLHLSVFDFDRFSRHDMIGEVILDNLFEVSDLSRETSIWKDIQYATSESVDLGEIMFSLCYLPTAGRLTLTVIKCRNLKAMDITGYSDPYVKVSLICDGRRLKKKKTTTKKNTLNPTYNEAIIFDIPPESMDQVSLHISVMDYDLVGHNEIIGVCRLGSGAEGLGRDHWNEMLAYPRKPIAHWHPLLESKKSEKEWKARTASFDSQGSCPSPKPPASP; from the exons ACATCGCTGTTGGCCTCCCCATCGGTGTGATAATAGCGTGTGCCTTGGCGCTGCTGTTGCTCACTGCATTCGTCTCCTGGAAGCTGTGCTGGGTCCCTTGGAGGAACAAAGCACTCTCGTCAAGTTCTGCGGCCCTCGCACCTGACGACTGCCCCTCGTTTCATTTACCGTCTCTTCTGCCCAGTCCTCAGCCGTCTGAGGTCACTATGGCGACTGAGAAGGAAAAGTATCCTATGGCATCGATAGGCTTCCTGGAGGCAGCTGTTAAAATAAGTCACACCTCTCCCGACATCCCTGCCGAGGTGCAGCTCTCCATGAGGGAGCACTTCCTGCGCCGTACGCAGCGCATGCAAAGACAGACCACAGAGCCAGCGTCATCCACCAG GCATAGTTCCTTCAAACGCCACCTTCCCCGTCAAATGCAGGTAGGGAGTCTGGACCTGGGAGATGACTATGATGTGGATGAGCAGCCAACCAGCATTGGCCGTATCAAGCCTGAACTCTACAAGCAAATGACCACAGAGAACGACGAATCCGGCAGTAGCAAAGGCAGCAAAAACTGCGGCAAGATCAACTTTTCCCTCCGCTATGACTATGAGAACGAGATGTTACTTGTCAAGATACTCAAGGCATTTGATCTCCCAGCCAAGGACCTTTGCGGTAGCTCCGACCCGTATGTCAAGATCTACCTGCTGCCGGATCGGAAGCAGAAGTTTCAGACACGAGTCCATCGTAAAACACTCAACCCCACGTTTGACGAGTCCTTCCAGTTTCCGGTACCCTATGATGAGCTTCCCGTCAGGAAGCTCCATCTCAGTGTTTTCGACTTTGACAGGTTCTCACGGCACGATATGATCGGAGAGGTCATACTGGACAATCTGTTTGAAGTGTCTGATCTCTCAAGGGAGACCTCCATCTGGAAAGACATTCAGTATGCTACCTCT GAGAGCGTGGACCTTGGGGAGATCATGTTCTCACTCTGCTATCTACCTACGGCAGGCAGATTAACACTCACTGTCATCAAATGCAGGAACCTAAAGGCAATGGACATTACAGGATATTCAG ATCCCTATGTGAAAGTATCCCTCATTTGTGATGGAAGACGCCTGAAAAAGAAGAAGACcacaacaaagaaaaacactctgaATCCCACTTATAATGAGGCCATTATCTTTGACATCCCTCCAGAGAGCATGGACCAAGTCAGCTTGCACATCTCAGTCATGGACTATGACCT ggtgggGCACAATGAGATAATTGGTGTGTGCCGTTTGGGCAGTGGTGCTGAAGGTTTAGGAAGAGACCACTGGAATGAGATGCTCGCATACCCCCGTAAGCCAATTGCACACTGGCATCCCCTGCTGGAATCTAAGAAATCAGAAAAAGAG TGGAAAGCTAGAACGGCCAGTTTTGACAGTCAGGGGTCTTGTCCCTCCCCCAAACCTCCTGCCAGCCCTTGA